The Pseudofrankia sp. DC12 region CAGCGCCAGAATGATGCCCAGCTCGATCACCAGGTTGGTCGAGGCGATCTCGAACGCCATCGCCGCGGTGAAGTTCGCGCCTTTGCGGAACAGCGAGCGGGCCAGGGCCACCGCCGCGTACGAGCACGACGACGACGCCGCGCCCAGCCCGGCGGCGACGCCGAGGGTCCTGGGCCGGTCGTCGCCGAGCAGGCCGGTGATGGTCTGTCGACGGACCAGCGCCTGGACCGCGGCGGACAGGAAGAACCCGAGGACGAGCGCCCAGGTGATCTCCCACGTCATCGCGAACGCCAGTTCCAGGGCGTGACCGAGCGCAGCTAGAAGAGCCATCAGTTGCCGCCTCCGCAGGTCGGGCTGGGCGCTGTCAGCCGCGTCGCATCAGCCGTGCGACGGAGGCCATGAGCTCGTCGGTCTTGTCGACCCGGTCGGCGCCGTTCGGCTGCAACATCGCCGCGCTGCCACTCGCCGCCGCCAGGCTACTCAATCCTCTCTTCAGGGACTCGAACCCTGAACTCGCCTGCTAGTCCTGTCTTTCGCACGTGCGTGTGATGGGCCAGTTGTGTGATGTTTTGGTTGTTCCGTGTCGGGCCCGCTGGTCGGCAGGACCGGTCTCCGCGGCTCCGGCTTCGCGGCCAGGACGCGGCCGAGAGGGACGCCGAAGACAAGCTGGCGATCGTGCGGGCCGGCCAGCGGCACGTCGGAACGCTCACCGTCAGCCAGTACCTGGACGAATGGCTCGCGGGCAAGCGGCGGCTGCGGCCGACCACACGGCGTGGCTACGAGACCGACATCCGCTTGCACCTCAAGCCGCTGATCGGGGCGGTGCCTCTGTCGGGCCTGGCGCAAGGCCCACATTGACGCCATGATCAGGCGGCTTGAGGACGGCAACGCGACTCGGCGCCGGAAGATCGGGCCCAAGACGATCGCGGAGATCTTCGGCACGCTGCGGGCCGCGCTGAACGACGCGGTCGACAACCGGCTGATCTCCTTCAACCCCTGCAACGACGTCGAGCTACCGGAGAACGACCGGGCCGAGATCGAGCCGTGGGAAGCCAAGGAGATCGGACGGTTCCTCGACGAGGCCGCGGGCGACCGTCTGTCCGCGCCGTTTGAACTGATCGCCCTGCACGGGCCGCGTCGGGGCGAGGCCTGCGGGGCGACGTGGGACGGCCTGGACGGCGAGACCGGGGTGCTCACCATCCGGCAGCAGATCACCGACTCCGGCGGACAGGTCGGTGTGTGGCCGCCGAAGACCAGGTCCGGCAGGCGAAAAGTCGATCTGGACGGCGACACGCTCGGGTCGTTGGCGGCGCATCGCCTGGCCCAGGACGCGGAGCGCGAGCGGCTCGCAACGGCATGGGACAACGGAACCCTGCCCGATCAGCGGTCACACCTGGGGGGTCAGGACGAGGTGCGGCGAGGTGGTCGCGCGCCGCGTGCCCGGGGAGCCGAGGAGAGCGGTAAGGGTGCCGGTCTCGTCGGCGATCAGCTCGCTGCCGTCCCACACCAGCAGCAGGGCGCTGACCGTGTGCTGGACGGGGGAGTGCGCGAGGTCGTAGTGCGCGGCGGCGCGGACCGCGGCCGAGGTCGCCCACAGGTCGTAGCCGGTCATGAACAGGTCGAGGTCGAACTGCGCCGCCAGGGACATGAGCTCGGCGCGGCCGGTGTCGTCCACCCCGGCGAACGCCTCGTCGAGGGCAAGCAGCCGGGGCGCGTCGGGGCGCGCCGTGTTCAGGGTCGCGTGCGCCGCCGCAAACAGCGGCAGGTGCAGCGACACCGACTGCTCGCCGCCGGACAGCCTGCTGTGCCTGGCCCGGGTCAGCGTCTCCTCCCCGCCCTCGGGGCTGACCAGATGGAACGAGAACTGCCGCCAGCGCCGGTAGTCCAGCACGGAGGCGAGGAGTTCGCGGTAGGGCTGGTCCCGGTGGCGCGCCCGCTCGGTCTTGATCCGATCGGCGAAGTGCGCCCGCATCCGGGCGAGCGACTCCGGCGCCAAGCGGGAGGATTCCGTGTCGAGCAGGCTCACGACCGCCCGCTGCTCGGCATCGAGGGCATCGGACATCTGCCAGCTCACGCCGACCTTCTTGCCCGACGACATCCGCCGCTCGCGCATCTCCCTGTTCATCGCCCGGATCAGGTCGCGCGCGTCGACGGTGCGGTCGTGGATCTGTTGTGCCAGCCGGGTCAGCAGCGCGTCCTCGAGGATCCGCTGCTCGCTGCCGGACAGCAGCAGGTGCTGGTCACGGCGCGCGGCGGAGATCCGGTTGGCGAACGCCGCGGCGGGCAGCGGCCCCTGCTCGTCAGCGATCCGCACGACGATCACACCGTCCGGGCTGTCCCACTCGGGGTGGTAGTCCTGGCCGGCCGCCGCGAGCTGCGCCTGCAGCTCCTCGAGCGCCCGGGTCAGCCGGGTGGTCGATGCCTTCTGCGACGTCTCGGTCGCGGACATGCCCCGGGTGGCCGTGAGGATCGCGTCATGGATCGCGAGCGCTGCCGGCGGGGTCTCGCCACGCGTCCACTCATCCTCGCTCGCGGGCCACCGCAGCCCAGGCGGGCACGCCAGCACGTCGAGCAGCTCCCGGGCCGCGAACGGAGCCAGCCTCCGGGCGGTGGCGAGCTCCTCGTCCAGCGCGACGCGCAGCGCTGCCCGGCCCGAGGCGACCCGCTCGGTGGCAGCGGACGCCAGCCGGATCGCCTCCATCTCGGCGCCGCGGGCGGCCTTCTCCTCGCCCTGCGCGGCGGCCAGCCCGGACTCGGCCTCCGAGACCCGCGCCAGTACCGCCTGAGCCTCGGCGCCGACGGACTCCCGCAGCGCCTGCAGCTTCGCGTCCTCCTCGGCGTGGCGGCGGTACGCGGAGCGGTGCGTGCTGGCGGCCGCCTGTTCCTCCGCATCGGCGTGCTCGACGCGGTCGCGGGCGTCGGCGACGGCGTCGGCCTGCCGCCCGCGTTCCCGGTGCCTGGCTTCGAGGTCGCGGGCGGCCGCCTCGAAACGGCGGGTCGCGTCCTCGACCTGGTCGGCGCCCTCGGGGGTGAGCGCGTTGTCGGCAGCGACCCGGCGCAGGGCGCGCTCGGTCACGGTGACGGCGGCGACGGACTCGTCGAAGCTCGCCCGAGCCTGCTCAGCGGCGTGCCGGGCGCTGCGCAGGTGCCCGGCGGCCCGGTTGTGCTCCCGCTGGGCGCCGGCGATCTGACCGGTCGCGGGCAGGTCCCTGCGTGCCTCCCCGAACGCGGCCAGGGTGCCGGCGAGCGCCCGCGCCCGCTCGTCGAGGCCGGCGATCTCGGTGGTCAGCGTGGCGATCCTCGCGTCGCACTCGGCGATCCGCGCGGCGCGGCGGTGGGCGCGGGCGGTCGCGCCGATGTACTCGGCATGCTCCTTGCGGTGCCACCCGGCGATGATGCCCTGCGAGTAGCGCCCGTCGGCGCCGGTCACGGCGGCGCTGGAGAACAGGCTCCCGTCGAGCGCGACCGACGCCAGGATGGCGGTGACCAGTCGCCGTGGCACGGGTGTGTCGTCCTCGGGTTCCAGTACGCCGGTGAGGTTCGGGCCGGCGACGGCCGTCCCGGGGACCAGGTACCCGTCATGGCCGGGCGCGGCCAGCAGGCTGGCGTGGTCGTCCGGCGACACCCAGGCGTCGAGCATGCCGCTGGCCTCAAGGGCCGCCTCGATCGCCGCCGCCCGCGTGTCGTCGACGCCGGGCGCGAAGCGGACCAGGCGCCACAGCGGGGCGCCGGCGACATCCGTGCGGTCCGCGGTCCGTCCGGGATACCGCGGCGGGGCGTCATCTCGCTCGGCGGCGATGGCAGCCCGGTCGGCGGTCACGGCCTTCCGCTCTGCGGCGAGGGCGGTGTGCTGGGCGCGCAGTGCCGCCTGCTCGTCGCGGACCTGGTGTTCCGCCGGGGCAGTCCCGGCGTTGTACGTGCTCTCCGGCAGCGCCGCGCCCGGCTCGCCGAACAGGGTCAGCGCGTCGCCCAGCGCCTCGGTGAGGTCCGCCCAGTTGTGCGTGGGCAACAGCCCGGAGTGCCGGGACGACCAGGCGGCCAGGGCCTGCCCGGCGGCCTCGACGGCGCTGGCGACCGCGCCGTCGGCGGCCTGCTCGGCCTGCTCGGCGTCGGTGCGGGCCTGGGCTGCGCGGTCAAGGGCGATCCGGGCGAGGTCACGGGCCTGCTCGGCCTTGCGATGCTCGGCGTCGGGCGCGCGGACGGCCCGGACGTTCTCGAGGCGGACGGCAGCGCGGGCGCTGGCCCGCCGTACCACTCCGGCCGCCTCGGCGTCGGCAGCCTGCCACTCGATCCCCGCCCGCGCCGCATGGTCGAGGAGCTCCGCCGCGGCGCGGGTCGCCGCCGCGGAGAGGTCGGCGAGCTCGGTGCCCGCCCGCTCGGCCTCGGACCGCGCGCGGGCGGTTGCCGCCTGGCGGCGGCCCAGCTCGGCCCTCGTCTCGTTGGCGGTCTGCAGGCAGGTGCGGACCAGGCGTTCCAGGTCGCCCATCTGCTCGACCGCCTGGTAGGCGCTGCTCGCCCTGAGCTGCTCGATCCGGCCGCGCAGCCCGGCGACGGCCGTCTCGGCCTGCTCGCGGCGGTCCTCGGCGACCCGCTGCCCGTCGTGCGCGGCCCGCTCGGCCTCCTCGTCCGCCGCGGCCGCGGCGCGGTGGGCCTGCGTCGCCTCGCGTCGGCGGGTCAGCGCGTCGGCGGCGGCGCGGGCGTGGGTGCGCAGGTAGGTCGTGTAGCTGGCGAGGAACGCGGCAGTCGCCTCGTCGGTGGCCACCAGGCCCTCCAGGGTGCGGGTGACCGCCTCCATATCGTCGAAGCTGCGCGCCGCCTCGTTGATGAGGTCGTCGCCGACGGGCCGCAGGCCGTCGGTCAGCGTGTCCGACAGCCTGACCGGGTCGAGGTTCTTGGCGAGCTGCGGCCTGCGCAGCGTGAGGATCAGGGTGACCAGCTGCTCGTAGCGCTCGGCGCCGAGCTCGAAGAGCCGGGCGTCGATCGCGGCCCGGTACTCTGTCGCCGAGGCGTGAATGTTCGCGTCGCCGATCTCCTCGGCGAGCTGCTTGCGCGTCATCGGCCGGTCGTCGTCGGTGAGCAGCGAGAAGTCCTCGCCGACCCGGCCGTCGGCGACGAAGTGCCAGCGCACCGGCGTGTCCCGGTGCCGCTGGGCGTGCAGCCCGATGCCGACGGTCACCGCCTGTCTCGTGTCGCGGTGGCGGAACTCGAGCCAGACGTAGCCGACCGCGTTGTCCATGCCCCGGTACAGCAGGTTGGACTTCATCGTCCGGTCCTCGGCGGCGAACGGGTTGAGCCGCTTCGGGTCGATCCGGCCGTCGAGGACGAAGGGGAAGAGGACTTCGAGGGCCTTGGTCTTGCCGGACCCGTTCGGCCCGCGCAAAACCAGCCAGCCGTGGGCGAACGAGAACTCCTCGTCCCGGTAGTCCCACATGTTGATGATCCCGGCCCGGGTGGGCTCGTACCTGGTCACTTGGTCGTTTCCTTGAGCTGGGCCGTGACGCCCCGGTAGCGGGCGAGCAGGGGCAGGATGAGGGCGCCGCCGTCGGTACGGGCCACGAAGCCCACGCTGGCGAGCAGGTTCAGGGCGTCGTCGAGGAGACTGGCCGGATCGGCGATCTGGCGCTCGGACATGCCGCTGCCGAACTCCTCGACCAGCTTCGTGAGCTCCGCCCGCAGCCAGGAGTCGCTGAGGAACGGATAGGTGGCCTCGCGACCGGCTGCCTTCGTCGCCTCGGCCGCCACGTCACCAGAAGGCAGAGCGTCACCCGAAGGCAGCGCGCCGCCGGGCGTCGCTGCGGCACTGGGCTGCCCGGCGCCGTCGGTCGCTGCGGCGTCGGCGGCGTCCGCGAGCAGGGCGGTGACACCGGAGCGCGCGGGCAGCGCCGCGTCGATGCGGGCGGCAGCGTCGGCGAGCCGCTCGGCGGCCGTGGCGGCGGGCAGCTTCTCGACGCGGTGCGGGCTGAACGTCAGGTAGCCGGCGATCCGGGCGCACAGCAGCAGCGCCGCCTGGGCGACCGTGCCGGTGCCGGGGAACGTGATGTCGGTGAGTCGGCCGCCCGTGTTGATCAGCGCGACTCCCTCGGCGCGGCGCTCCAGCGGCAGCCCGGTGAGGCGTTCCAGGTCCTCGGCGAGAGCAGGGGCCCGCAGCTGGCCGCGCAGGCCCTCGTCCACGTCCGCGTAGTAGACGACGGGCTGTTCCAGGGCGAGGCGGCGGGCCCGGCGGCCGGTGCGTCGGCGCTCGGCGTTGATGCCCTGCGCCGGGCCCGCGCTCGCGGCGTCGCCGAGAAGGCCGGTCACCGAGTTCAGGTGCTGCAGGACACGGCTCGGGGCGTAGACCGCCCCGGTGATCTCCCGGTCGATGTCGTAGAGCGCCTCGGCGCGTTCGGGGTCGTTGACCCAGTCCACAGCGCTGCCGTCGGCCATGCGCAGCGCGCCCCGCGTCTCGAGCCACGCGACCGCGTCCACGAAGGCGTCCCGGTCGGGCTTCCGCGCATTGTCCATGCCGAGGCCGTCGACCCGTCCGGCCTCGGCGGCCACCGCGTCGGCGAGTTCGGACAGGGCGATCTGGGTGCCGGCGCGGCCCAGCACCGACAGAGCGAGCACAAGGTAGGCGTAGCGGCGGCGGTCGAAGGGCTTCCTCGCCCGGGTGAACGCCGGGTGCGTCGCGTCGAGGGTGTCCTGGACGCGGCGCAGCCGGACCGTGTCGCCGTCGCTGACCAGGGTGTACCCGAGCGTCTCGGCGAGGTCCACGCGCAGCTGCGATGCCCACTTGCGGACCAGCGGAAGTGCGGTCCTGTCCGGGTAGGACGCCGTGATGAGCGGATGGCGCAGCACCTGACGGGCGGCCTGCTGGTACTCGTCGAGATCCAGGGCGCTGACGTTCTGAGCGACCCTCACGCCGGGACCGCCGCCGCAGGCGCGACCAGCCCCGAGCCGGCGCTCCTGACCTCGATCGCCAGCCCGTCGAGGTGCAGCCTGCCGCGGACCGTCCGCACGGTCGTGACGCCTGGCCCGGGGCGCAGCGTGAGGCGCACGCCGTCGGAGGAGCCGGTGGCGACCGGGCCGGGGCCGGAGCCGACGGTCCGGCTGACCGGGACCCGGGCGACCAGGGCGATGCTGAGCAGGCCGAGCAGGGCCTCGGTCTCCGCCTCGTCGAGGACGCGGTCGTGGACGCCGTTGCCGGCGAGCCGCGCCATCGCGGAACGGCGCTGCGTGGTGGCCTTGAGCTGCTCGGCGCGCAGCCACTCCTTCGCCGCCTCGTCGCGCTGGAGCCGGCCGGGGCCCTGCAGCCCGGCTCTGCGGCCGACCCGCACGAGGGTGCGTGAGAGTGCCACCGGCTCGGCCTCCCACCAGGACTGCCTGCTGGGGATCAGCTCGGGGTCCTCGTAGCCGGCCGCGACGTGCCGCGGCCCGCCGAGACCGAAGACCGCCTGGTACAGCGCATGCGCGTCGGTGTCGGCGGGCAGGCTGGCGAACCACTGCGCGAGGTGGCGCAGCTGGCTCTCGCGGCTGACGCCGCCCCTCCTCGACTCCGTCACCCGCCGCAGCAGGGCGGTGACGTTGGCGATGGCAGTGATCGTCGCGTCCTGTAGCCGGTCCGCCTCGCTGGCCCGCTGTGCTCCCCCCTGGGAGGTGCCGAACCACTGGACAAGGCCGGCCCAGCGCCGTCGCCACTCCGCCGTCCCGTCGCGGGAGCGGAAGAGGGAGTCGTCGGCCTCGGCGGCCAGCGCCGCGACCCGGTCCGGGCCCTCGGCGCCCACCGCCTCGACCGCGTCGGCGAGCAGCGGCGCGTATCTGCTGAGCTCGGAATGGAACTCGCGCATATGGGCGAGCAGGGCGTCCTTGTGCGCGAGGAAGACCTCGGGGCGTGTGTCGTTCGTCCGCGACAGGTCGCCGAGCATCAGGTAGAATCGGGCGGCGCGCTGCGCCATGTCCGCGAGGACGCCGTCGAGGCGGGACAGCTTGCGGTACACCTCTGGCGCGTCGCCCTCGCGCACCGCCTCGGCGAGCGCCTGCAGGTCCGCCAGGATATCGGGGAAGACCAGCCGCGACAGCTGCGCGTCCTCCAGGCTGGCGGACAGCACGTCCTCCACCGCCCGGTAGGCGCGGTAGCCCGCCTGGGTGAACTGGTAGACGTAGTGCCGGTTGCGGTACTCGGCCAGGTTCGCGGCCCGGGTGCCGTCATAGGAGCGGTCGAGGACCTTCCAGTCGGCGAGCGAGTCCAGCAGGGACTGGACGTCGGGCACCCGCGCGTCCGGGCGCTCCTCGGCCAGGGCGTCGAGCGCCGCCTGGGCATCGGCAACGTGTACCAGCACCTGGTAGTCGGCGCGTGCCCGGTCGAGGGCACGCATCAGCCACAGGTATTCGTGGCGCTTCTCGGTGGCGGCGAAGTGGAACAGGCGCAGGCGGTCGTCGGCGGTGAACGCCGCGATACCGAAGGCGCCGCCCGGCACGCCCGGCGCGGGAATGCCACCCGGCGTGGCCAGTGAGTCCTGGGCGCTTGTCGTTGTCATGGGTTTCGGTATCCCAGCGAATACGCGGTCGGAATGGCTCAAGACGGTGCTCGGTATGCTGCTCAGTCATCTCGGTCATCGTCGGCGTGCAGTCCGGACAACGACCGGAGAATTGCCAGGGCCGCGCCGCGTGACAGATCTTCATGGTAGCGCTCGTTGCCGGCGGTCCGTAGGCAGCCGTAACAGGATGTCTCGAGGCCACAGTCACACGCGCTTACCCGCCGCAGAGCGGAGTCGACGACGATATCCAGCGACGCGGCGATACGCGCCGCGCTGCCCGCCCCGCCGGGGACGGTGTCGAACAGCACCAGACCACTGCGTCCGTCGGCACCCGCGTGCACGACGCCGTCGATGTCGCTCCGGCCGATCTCCAGGCCCTCGGCGCAGCCTTCCAGCAACGCGTAGAGCAGCGAGTGCCACCGCGCCCGCTCGTCGGTGCCGGAGCCGGTGGCGCCCAGACCGGGCGCGTCGACCTGGACGCGCAGGATGTCGGTCTCGTAGGTGTGCGCCAGCGACCGCCAGCGCAGCGGGCCGGTACACGGCTTGCCGCGCAGCGGGTTGATGTGCGACTTGGGTGCGCGGCCGTGGTTGGCGCCGCCCCAGCCGCACCAGTCGCAGAGCAGGAAGCCCGCGCCGCCCGGCCCTTCGGACAGCGACACGAGCCGGCCCCGCGTGCCGCTGTGGCACCAGGCCATCGCGCCGTCCGCCGACCGCCAGCGGCTCTCGCTGAGCTCCGCACCGAGGGACACCACGTGGACGCCGCCGTTCCAGACGCGCAGCGGCGGGGCGGTGCCCGGCTTGGCTGTGCGCGGGTCGGCCACGAAGCCGAACTCGGGCACGCAGTACTCCCGCACCGGCCCGTCGGCAGGCCGCCCGCAGGCCGTGCACGCCGGTTCGAGGTCGTCGCCGCCCTCGCGGTAGTGCTGGCAGCCGCGGCAGACCGTGTAGGAACGGGTGATGAGCTCCCGGCCGGGCAGCCGGTAGATCCCGGCGCTGCGCCACAGCACGCCGCCGGCGACCAGCTCGGAGCCGGGCGCGTACTCGTGGATCGCCATCGCCAGGTCACGGGTCAGTTCGAGGCGCGCCCCCACCTGGGAGTCGCAGTGCGCCGTACGCAGCTCGACGGTGTCGACCGGGAACCCGTACTTGGGCAGGATGTTGCGGTTGGCGAGGAACCCGATCAGCGACCGCCGGGTGATCGTGTTGATGGACCGCTCGAACCGGGCGGCCAGGTCGCTGCGCCGGGACTCGAACGCCTCCTTGCGCCGCTCCTCGAACAGGGCGACGTCCTGGGCGAGCTCGGCGCGGACCGCCGCCAGCAGCGCGTCGAGCTGGTCCACCCAGGCGCCGGAGTCGAGGCCGATCTGCTCGTGGACGGACTTGGGCAGGACCGCCCTCAGCGCGGCGTCGACATCGTCCGGTACCGGCGTCAGGAAGCCGCGGACCAGCTGTGACGGCGCGGAGAGCGGGCCCGGCCGGCCGGTAGCCCCGCCCCGCTCGCCGAGGAAGAAGGCACCCGCGGTCTTCCATTCCTGGCCGGCGTCCTCCTTCGCGTCGCGGAAGAACGCCGCGAGCGCCACCGAGTGCGCGTGGCGCCGGTCGATCCTCGGGTTCCCGAGCGGCACGTAGGGGGCGCGGACCTGGCCGGTCAGCATCGTCTCGGGCGCGGCGTAGCGGGACAGGTCGTGGGAGCGGCGCTGCGCGTAGGTCAGCACGAGGGCCGGCGAGCCCGCGCGGCGGCCCGCCCGCCCGGCCCGCTGGATGTAGCTCGCCGTGGTGGGCGGCATGTTGCGCAGCAGCACGGCGTTCAGCGCGCCGACGTCCACGCCGAGCTCGAAGGTCGTGGAGCAGGACAGCACGTTCACCTCCCCGGCCAGGAAACGCTGCTGGATGTCGGCCGCCTCCAGCCCGGTCCACTGGGCGGTGTGCTCGCGGGCGGTCAGGGAGACCGGCGCGGTGCGCTGGTAGAGCGCCCGGTAGTGCTCGTCGTCGTTGTCGGTGGCGGCGGTCACCGGCGCCAGCCGGCCGGCGCAGCGCAGTGTCGGGCAGACGCCGCGCACGGACACGGAGACCCGGCGGCGGCACACGTCGCACTGGTGCAGGTCCCCTGCGCCGCCCGGCGCGAGCGTCAGCCAGGTGTGGTCGACCTGGTAGACCTGGCCGGCCTTCGGCAGCGCCGCTCCGGCGAGCCAACCGCCCCGGACGGCGGTCAGCGCCCGCCAGCAGCCGGCCAGCGTCTCCCGCGGGTCGGCACCGCCCGCGCCGAGCACGCGGCGAACGTAGTCCAGGCGCCTGTTGACACCGCGGGTCGGCAGCCAGCTGAGCACCTTGAGCTTCGCCTCGGCGCCGTCGACGCGGACGTAGATCGGTCCCCGGCGCGGGTCGAACATCTCGTCCGCCGGGTCGACCTCTTCCGGCATCGACAGCGCGCCC contains the following coding sequences:
- a CDS encoding DEAD/DEAH box helicase; the protein is MDVIATAEHLSLTYRRYLRSLLPVRDPKLARALRDAIDASPLLTKGPVLEATPPYAAGASLRQLIADGVLPSGFARLGGPALPLDRPLYAHQEMAIRKAAAGRNLVVATGTGSGKTESFLLPVLSELVRQREAGTLGPGVRALLLYPMNALANDQVRRLRQVLAGTPEITFGRYTGETPERPAEGASLFEALNPGEARLPNELLSRAEMRDSPPHLLLTNYAMLEYLLLRPADMDLFEGPHGGHWRFVVLDEAHVYDGAKAEEVGMLLRRLKQKVFFQGADSARSLQAIATSATVGDSPAAVMEFAAKLFDAPFEWSPGNPTRQDLVQATRVTAPDGPVRDAPGLGLDDAAGLGQVRALLAGGPRLSTDLAAAAGISGARLAELVALGTATRDASGAPVLSARYHLFARATEGAFTCLAGDAGSGGGPHVALARREVCPDCSAAVFEFGCCKRCGAVHLTGVIRKERSGEYFTSRVARGDRRAWLVLGDTPRPRGAAQPEDAAQGADEDDAAFEETAEQDAKDAKDAKDAKDAKDALLCGRCGALHAPTATGAVAPCGCSAAYLRAVRRLPGRSGTPRGCLSCGARGTGMIRLFESGNEASAAVLATALYQALPADDEFAGRPGGGRKLLAFSDSRQAAAFFAPYLESSHALVQQRRLILDGLARATASDPSCSVDDLIEAVAAEAGAAGVFGRRESRQARRRETARWVARELIALDERQSLEGLGLLRVALDVDPAWRAPAPLLALGLTADECWLLLGELARTLRLQGALSMPEEVDPADEMFDPRRGPIYVRVDGAEAKLKVLSWLPTRGVNRRLDYVRRVLGAGGADPRETLAGCWRALTAVRGGWLAGAALPKAGQVYQVDHTWLTLAPGGAGDLHQCDVCRRRVSVSVRGVCPTLRCAGRLAPVTAATDNDDEHYRALYQRTAPVSLTAREHTAQWTGLEAADIQQRFLAGEVNVLSCSTTFELGVDVGALNAVLLRNMPPTTASYIQRAGRAGRRAGSPALVLTYAQRRSHDLSRYAAPETMLTGQVRAPYVPLGNPRIDRRHAHSVALAAFFRDAKEDAGQEWKTAGAFFLGERGGATGRPGPLSAPSQLVRGFLTPVPDDVDAALRAVLPKSVHEQIGLDSGAWVDQLDALLAAVRAELAQDVALFEERRKEAFESRRSDLAARFERSINTITRRSLIGFLANRNILPKYGFPVDTVELRTAHCDSQVGARLELTRDLAMAIHEYAPGSELVAGGVLWRSAGIYRLPGRELITRSYTVCRGCQHYREGGDDLEPACTACGRPADGPVREYCVPEFGFVADPRTAKPGTAPPLRVWNGGVHVVSLGAELSESRWRSADGAMAWCHSGTRGRLVSLSEGPGGAGFLLCDWCGWGGANHGRAPKSHINPLRGKPCTGPLRWRSLAHTYETDILRVQVDAPGLGATGSGTDERARWHSLLYALLEGCAEGLEIGRSDIDGVVHAGADGRSGLVLFDTVPGGAGSAARIAASLDIVVDSALRRVSACDCGLETSCYGCLRTAGNERYHEDLSRGAALAILRSLSGLHADDDRDD
- a CDS encoding TIGR02678 family protein produces the protein MRVAQNVSALDLDEYQQAARQVLRHPLITASYPDRTALPLVRKWASQLRVDLAETLGYTLVSDGDTVRLRRVQDTLDATHPAFTRARKPFDRRRYAYLVLALSVLGRAGTQIALSELADAVAAEAGRVDGLGMDNARKPDRDAFVDAVAWLETRGALRMADGSAVDWVNDPERAEALYDIDREITGAVYAPSRVLQHLNSVTGLLGDAASAGPAQGINAERRRTGRRARRLALEQPVVYYADVDEGLRGQLRAPALAEDLERLTGLPLERRAEGVALINTGGRLTDITFPGTGTVAQAALLLCARIAGYLTFSPHRVEKLPAATAAERLADAAARIDAALPARSGVTALLADAADAAATDGAGQPSAAATPGGALPSGDALPSGDVAAEATKAAGREATYPFLSDSWLRAELTKLVEEFGSGMSERQIADPASLLDDALNLLASVGFVARTDGGALILPLLARYRGVTAQLKETTK
- a CDS encoding TIGR02680 family protein: MTRYEPTRAGIINMWDYRDEEFSFAHGWLVLRGPNGSGKTKALEVLFPFVLDGRIDPKRLNPFAAEDRTMKSNLLYRGMDNAVGYVWLEFRHRDTRQAVTVGIGLHAQRHRDTPVRWHFVADGRVGEDFSLLTDDDRPMTRKQLAEEIGDANIHASATEYRAAIDARLFELGAERYEQLVTLILTLRRPQLAKNLDPVRLSDTLTDGLRPVGDDLINEAARSFDDMEAVTRTLEGLVATDEATAAFLASYTTYLRTHARAAADALTRRREATQAHRAAAAADEEAERAAHDGQRVAEDRREQAETAVAGLRGRIEQLRASSAYQAVEQMGDLERLVRTCLQTANETRAELGRRQAATARARSEAERAGTELADLSAAATRAAAELLDHAARAGIEWQAADAEAAGVVRRASARAAVRLENVRAVRAPDAEHRKAEQARDLARIALDRAAQARTDAEQAEQAADGAVASAVEAAGQALAAWSSRHSGLLPTHNWADLTEALGDALTLFGEPGAALPESTYNAGTAPAEHQVRDEQAALRAQHTALAAERKAVTADRAAIAAERDDAPPRYPGRTADRTDVAGAPLWRLVRFAPGVDDTRAAAIEAALEASGMLDAWVSPDDHASLLAAPGHDGYLVPGTAVAGPNLTGVLEPEDDTPVPRRLVTAILASVALDGSLFSSAAVTGADGRYSQGIIAGWHRKEHAEYIGATARAHRRAARIAECDARIATLTTEIAGLDERARALAGTLAAFGEARRDLPATGQIAGAQREHNRAAGHLRSARHAAEQARASFDESVAAVTVTERALRRVAADNALTPEGADQVEDATRRFEAAARDLEARHRERGRQADAVADARDRVEHADAEEQAAASTHRSAYRRHAEEDAKLQALRESVGAEAQAVLARVSEAESGLAAAQGEEKAARGAEMEAIRLASAATERVASGRAALRVALDEELATARRLAPFAARELLDVLACPPGLRWPASEDEWTRGETPPAALAIHDAILTATRGMSATETSQKASTTRLTRALEELQAQLAAAGQDYHPEWDSPDGVIVVRIADEQGPLPAAAFANRISAARRDQHLLLSGSEQRILEDALLTRLAQQIHDRTVDARDLIRAMNREMRERRMSSGKKVGVSWQMSDALDAEQRAVVSLLDTESSRLAPESLARMRAHFADRIKTERARHRDQPYRELLASVLDYRRWRQFSFHLVSPEGGEETLTRARHSRLSGGEQSVSLHLPLFAAAHATLNTARPDAPRLLALDEAFAGVDDTGRAELMSLAAQFDLDLFMTGYDLWATSAAVRAAAHYDLAHSPVQHTVSALLLVWDGSELIADETGTLTALLGSPGTRRATTSPHLVLTPQV
- a CDS encoding TIGR02677 family protein, with protein sequence MTTTSAQDSLATPGGIPAPGVPGGAFGIAAFTADDRLRLFHFAATEKRHEYLWLMRALDRARADYQVLVHVADAQAALDALAEERPDARVPDVQSLLDSLADWKVLDRSYDGTRAANLAEYRNRHYVYQFTQAGYRAYRAVEDVLSASLEDAQLSRLVFPDILADLQALAEAVREGDAPEVYRKLSRLDGVLADMAQRAARFYLMLGDLSRTNDTRPEVFLAHKDALLAHMREFHSELSRYAPLLADAVEAVGAEGPDRVAALAAEADDSLFRSRDGTAEWRRRWAGLVQWFGTSQGGAQRASEADRLQDATITAIANVTALLRRVTESRRGGVSRESQLRHLAQWFASLPADTDAHALYQAVFGLGGPRHVAAGYEDPELIPSRQSWWEAEPVALSRTLVRVGRRAGLQGPGRLQRDEAAKEWLRAEQLKATTQRRSAMARLAGNGVHDRVLDEAETEALLGLLSIALVARVPVSRTVGSGPGPVATGSSDGVRLTLRPGPGVTTVRTVRGRLHLDGLAIEVRSAGSGLVAPAAAVPA